The Ignavibacteriales bacterium genome contains the following window.
ATATGCAAAAGGATTGCAGAAGCATATCCGAAGTTGGCAAAGGTCAGCAGTATTGGCAAATCATATGAGGGAAGAGAAATATGGTTGTTGACTATTTCGAATTCAGAAAAAGGAAATCCGGATAAAAAACCCGCAATGTATATTGATGGGAATATACACGGAAATGAAATTCAAGGAGGTGAAGTTTCACTTTACACGGGGTGGTACCTAGCTGAGATGTACGGACACCTTGATTGGATTACACAACTCGTGGATGAGAAAACCTTTTACATCATCCCCACAATCAATCCCGACGGCAGATATCATTTTATACACGACGCGAACAGTCCGAATTCACCGCGTTCAGGTTTCGATCCGCGCGATGACGACGGAGACGGATTGATTGATGAAGACGGTGACGATGATCTTGATGGTAATGGCAACATAACACAAATGCGCATTAAAGATCCGAACGGCCGCTGGATAACCGATCCTGACGACCCACGAATTATGATTCAAGCGAAACCCGACCAAAAAGGAGAGTACGAATTAATTTGGACAGAGGGAATTGATAACGACGGCGACGGTCTGGTGAACGAAGATGATCCGGGTTCATACGATCCGAACAGAAACTGGCACTGGAAATGGGCACCGCAATATGTTCAGTGGGGTGCAGACCGGTACCCCGGCTCTTTGCCTGAAACCAGAGCCGTTGTTGATTTTGTTTCTAAGCACGACAACATCGCGGCATTTCAAACATATCACAACTCAGGCGGAATGATATTGAGGGGACCGGGAAACAAGGATGAGGTATCAACTTACAGGTGGGAAGATTTGCAGGTATACGATTTCCTCGGGAAATTAGGAGAGGAAATCTTGCCGGGTTACAGATATTTGATTGTCTATAAAGATTTATATCCGGTTTATGGTGGTGAACTTGATTTCTTCTATGGTGTGCGGGGTGGTATTACATTTTCAAATGAATTATGGACGTCTTTTGATTATTTCCGAAAAAAACAGGATGAAGAGCGCAGTTGGTTCGGCGGACAAAAGGAAACTTACCGGTTTGATAAACTTTTACTTTTCGGTGAGGGGATTGTCGATTGGAAATCTTACAATCATCCACAGTTTGGTATGATAGAGATTGGTGGAATAAAAAAAGCGTGGACTCGCACAGCGCCATCGTTTCTTTTGGAAGAAATGTGCCATCGAAATATGGCATTCACTCTTTACCACGCATATCACACTCCGCAGGTTCAAGTCGACTCTGTCTTCATAAAGGACTTGAAACAAGGTTTAACAGAAGTAACCGCTGTAGTAAAA
Protein-coding sequences here:
- a CDS encoding peptidase M14, giving the protein MIEKIINIGIILTINFGLVVLTNSMSFCKAEKELTQSSLKALGAPNNPKVEVFWNRYYDSKEIGEICKRIAEAYPKLAKVSSIGKSYEGREIWLLTISNSEKGNPDKKPAMYIDGNIHGNEIQGGEVSLYTGWYLAEMYGHLDWITQLVDEKTFYIIPTINPDGRYHFIHDANSPNSPRSGFDPRDDDGDGLIDEDGDDDLDGNGNITQMRIKDPNGRWITDPDDPRIMIQAKPDQKGEYELIWTEGIDNDGDGLVNEDDPGSYDPNRNWHWKWAPQYVQWGADRYPGSLPETRAVVDFVSKHDNIAAFQTYHNSGGMILRGPGNKDEVSTYRWEDLQVYDFLGKLGEEILPGYRYLIVYKDLYPVYGGELDFFYGVRGGITFSNELWTSFDYFRKKQDEERSWFGGQKETYRFDKLLLFGEGIVDWKSYNHPQFGMIEIGGIKKAWTRTAPSFLLEEMCHRNMAFTLYHAYHTPQVQVDSVFIKDLKQGLTEVTAVVKNSRMIPTHTSQDIVNKISRPDYISITGGKVLSGGILENRFTGEVVEQKRNPQSIEAENIPGMGAVYVRWIVDGKGPFTITIDASKGGISSKTVK